The DNA sequence GCGGGATATTGTTTCTGGTGGCAGCCGGGATGTTGCTATATGTTCTGTTCCTTCCCGATAGTCATGCCATAAATGGAGCAAAACGTTGGATAACGTTCGGCTCGATAAGATTTCAGGTGTCTGATTTTGCACGTCTTGTGCTTATACTGTTTGTTGCCCGTAAATGTGAAGAAGCCGGACCGCAGATAAGGGAATGGAAATCGTTTCTTCAAAATTTCATAAAAATTGCCATTATATGTGTGCTTGTTGTGCTTGGACCCGATTTTTCCAGCTCGGTGATCATTGGTAGTATTGGGCTGGCGATATTGTTTGTTTCGGGTGCAAAAATTTTTCACATAGCCGGATTGGCCGCATCAGCCTTACCATTAATGGTGCTTCTTGTAATGCGAACCCCTTACAGATTCAACAGGGTGATTGGGCATATCAATATGAGTGGCAGAGATGAAGATTTGGGATATCAGGCATTCCAATCACTTGTGGGTCTTGGTAATGGGGGACTTTTTGGGGTAGGGCTTGGCAGAGGGGAGCAAAAGTATTTCTATCTTCCCGAACCCCACACCGATTTTGCTTTCTCCATTCTGGGTGAGGAGATCGGATTTCTGGGGGTAATGCTGATAATTTCTGTTTTTGTGTACATCATCTATAAAGGGATGAAAATCGCGATGCATGCTCCTGATAAAATGGGTCAGCTAATGGCTTTTGGTTTTACTTTTACCCTCGCCGTTTATCTTCTGATCCACACGTTTGTCAGTACTGCTCTTGTACCTACAACAGGAGTGCCAATGCCTTTCCTCAGTTATGGAGGAATGAGCCTGATATTTACAATGATGAGTATGGGGATACTTCTTAATATCTCCAGTCAGACAAAGATACCTGTTAAGGTTAAAGAGTCTCGAGCCGGTTTGAAGAGGGCCGGGAAGAGGACCAGGAATAAATGAAAAAAACAAACAGTAATAAAAAAGCTTATCATATGATGCTGGTGTCCGCTGGCTTGAAGGGGTGTACTATGCCTGCGGTATCAGTGGTTTTAGAATTGCGTCGCAGGTGTACCAATGTCTCATTTGCCTGGGTTGGAAGTGGACATAAAGGTGAAAAAGAGGTGTGTAAAAAGTACAACATCTCTCATATTTTATTGGAATCTGTAAAGGTTAAAAAAGGTGAGGGACAGATACCTGGAATACGCTTTGTCGGAGAGCTTTACAGGTTCAATAAGATTATGAGTAAAGACAAGCCAAGCGCAATTCTTGCATTTGGAGGTCAGGAGTCAGCCCCCGTGCTGGCCGCTGCACGTCTGAAGAGGATTCCCTATTACCTGATGGAAAGCAATGCTGTTGCCGATCCGGTGAACAGGTTTTTTGCTTCCGGGGCAAAAAAAATCTTTCTTGGTCACTCCTCAATAAATCTTAATGTGCTGCATGGAACAAAAGAGGTAACAGGTATTCCTGTTCGTCAGGTTGTAAAAGGCTATAATAAAACAGAATACCCTTCCGATTTTGACAGATCTAAAACCACTGTCCTTATCTGTAATGGAGAAGGGTACTCCTCATCTTTTAACAGCTGTCTTATTGAAACCGTTAAAGAGTGGCTTGAAAATGGAATGCAGGTTGTATGGCAGACAGGAGTGAGGGATTATGGGGCCTTAACGGAGATGTTCAAAGGATACAGGACTCTTTTTCTGTTTTCTGAAGTAAAGGACCTCTATCCCTTCTATGCTGCTTCTAAAATTGTAGTTGGAAGAAGCGAACCGGATTTTCTGGCAGAAATAGCCTATTTCGGGTTGCCTTGTATGCTGATATCTTCACCATCTTCGGGAAACAATGTGCAGTGGCTCAATGCCGGACTTGTTCAGAACCAGGGCTGGGCAAGAAGATTTCAAGAGGGGCAGAATTGTGGGGAGCAGCTTTACAGCTCAGTTAAAGAGATCCTTCAAAACGAACAGGTGTTTGAAATGATGTGCAGAAAAGCTCTTGACAATGCTCCTATTAACGCTGTAAACCGAATATCGGAAGTTATAATTAATGATCTGGGGATAAAAGCATGAAGCAGTTTAGAAAACAGATACACATGGTCGGTATTGGTGGTGCTGGAATGTGCCCCATTGCTGAGCTGCTGCATGAATCGGGACATATGGTTACCGGAAGTGATATGCAGAGAACAGAAGCAACCCAGAGACTTGAAGCTGCAGGTATAAAAATACAGTACGACCACACACCTCTACTTGCAAGAAGTGCGGATCTGCTTATTTATTCAAGTGCTGTAAAGACTGATAACCTGGAGAGAGTTTTCGCGGCTGAAAATGGTATTCCCGAGATGCGCAGGGCGGAGGTGCTTGGGGATTTGATGCGAAATCATTTCACCGTTTGTGTCTCCGGTACTCACGGTAAAACAACCACTACTTCTCTTATAGGGGCGCTGTTCTGTGATGCGGAAGAAAACCCAACCGTGCTTGTGGGCGGGATGCTTAGAAATACAGGTTCACATGCTGTTATTGGTAAAGGAAGGGTGATGATTGTGGAGGCCGATGAATATGACCGTTCATTTCTGGCCATGTATCCATCCATTGCAATAATCACCAATATTGAAGCAGATCATCTCGACTGTTACAATGACCTTGATGATATCAAAAATACTTTTGTCCAGTTTACCGAAAGAGTACCTTTCTACGGAGCCGTTATTGCCTGTATAGATGATCCGGGAGTGCGGGATATTCTCCCCGGGATCGAAAGAACTATTATTACCTACGGCCTTCAGGAAAATGCTGATTACCGGGCTGTAAATGTAAAGAGTGCAGATGCACAGTGTGTTTTTGATGTTTTGCATAAAAACACCATGCTGGGTTCAATAAAACTAAACCTGCCGGGAATGCACAATCTCAGAAACGCTCTTGCATGTATTGCTTCCGGAATGGAAATGGGAATAGATTTTGAAACCATTTATAAAACCCTGTCATCTTTTGAGGGTGTAAAGCGAAGATATGAAATACTGGGAACCTTTGGTGGAGTTACTGTGATTGACGACTATGCTCATCATCCCGGAGAAATAAAAGCTACTCTTGAAGCCGCAATGAACGGAGGATATAAAAGAGTATTTGCTGTTTTTCAACCCCATTTGTATAGCAGAACACGGGATTTCATGGATGGCTTTGTCTCAAGTCTTTCGTTGGCCGATAAGGTTCTGATTACCGACATATACAAAGCCAGAGAGTTGCCCATTGAAGGTGTTGATGCCTCGATGATCGCAAAGCGTCTTGAGGGTACCGGTCATGCATATGTTGATTTTTTCAAAAATAAGAGCACTATTATTTCTCATCTGAAAAATAATGTGGAGCCTGGTGATGCGGTGGTGTTTATGGGTGCAGGGGATATATGTAAAACAGCTCTGAATTTCGCTAAGGAGCTTCGGGGTGAATAAGCGAACAGGTGCAAACAGCAGAAAATCAGCTGCTAAAAAAAAACAATCACGTAATCGTGTTGCAAAAAAGGTCATTTCGGCAATTATGCTTGTGTCCTGTGTGATTGCTGTTCTTTATTTTGGGTGGCTGGGTGGCAGGGAACTTTATGTTTTTTCTGTTGAAGCGCTTGATTCATCGGATCTGCTTTCTGTTAAACAGGTGGAAATAAAAAACTCTACACCGGAGATGGAGAGAAAAATTGATTCAGTTATAGACACCTTGATAGAAGAAAAGATTTACAGAGTAAAACCCGGTAAGATCATCTCCGCATTGGAAACTATTCCTGAAATCAGGGATGTAAAGGTAAGGAGAAGCTTACGGGGAAAGGTGACAATAACAATAAACAAAAGGACACCGTTTGTTCTTTTTCAGGCTGGTGAAATGTATCTGGCAGACAGAGAGGGCGTGGTTTACCCGGTTAAAACAGGTGTGTTCTATGAATACCCTGTTATTACAGGAAGTAAAATTGAAAATGGCAAAATATACAGTCGGGATTTGGAGTATGTACTGAATTTAATCGATTATGCAAAAAGAATGGACAAGGTTTTTTACAGACAGATTTCACAAATTAATATGAGTGATTCAAATCAAATTTACTTCACTTTCTCATCTTCACCGGTGAAGTATATAGTTCCAAGAATCGGATTTGAATCACGCTTGGCCCATGCAGAGAAAATTCAACAAATGATTACAGAAGGATTATGGGATCCTGAAAGTGTGAACTTAAGTAGTCGCGATCTTGCTTTTTTGCGTTTAAATTAGAGGGATCTTTACGTAAATAAATGTGTGTGAAAGGAAGTAGGTTATGAACGAGAATTTATTTGTAGGTCTGGACATCGGTACTACAAAGATTGCCTGCATCATCTCTGAGCGTGATTCAAGCGGGGCTTTGAAAATTATCGGGGTCGGTGTAAGTCCTTCAGATGGTTTGAGAAAAGGTGTGGTTGTAAATATAGATAAAACTGTTCGTTCTATTCAGAAAGCTGTGGAAGAAGCTGAACTTATGGCCGGGGTAGATGTTAACAGTGTGTGGGTGGGGATCGCAGGGGATCATATAAGGGCTATTAATAGTAAAGGTGTGGTAGCGATTTCAAGGGATGATAATGAAATCTCACAGCTGGATGAGGACCGTGCAATAGATGCTGCAAAAGCGGTCTCTATACCTATGGACAGAGAAATACTCCATGTGATTCCCCAGGAA is a window from the Chitinispirillum alkaliphilum genome containing:
- a CDS encoding UDP-N-acetylglucosamine--N-acetylmuramyl- (pentapeptide) pyrophosphoryl-undecaprenol N-acetylglucosamine transferase (UDP-N-acetylglucosamine--N-acetylmuramyl- (pentapeptide) pyrophosphoryl-undecaprenol N-acetylglucosamine transferase), whose product is MPAVSVVLELRRRCTNVSFAWVGSGHKGEKEVCKKYNISHILLESVKVKKGEGQIPGIRFVGELYRFNKIMSKDKPSAILAFGGQESAPVLAAARLKRIPYYLMESNAVADPVNRFFASGAKKIFLGHSSINLNVLHGTKEVTGIPVRQVVKGYNKTEYPSDFDRSKTTVLICNGEGYSSSFNSCLIETVKEWLENGMQVVWQTGVRDYGALTEMFKGYRTLFLFSEVKDLYPFYAASKIVVGRSEPDFLAEIAYFGLPCMLISSPSSGNNVQWLNAGLVQNQGWARRFQEGQNCGEQLYSSVKEILQNEQVFEMMCRKALDNAPINAVNRISEVIINDLGIKA
- a CDS encoding UDP-N-acetylmuramate--alanine ligase — translated: MKQFRKQIHMVGIGGAGMCPIAELLHESGHMVTGSDMQRTEATQRLEAAGIKIQYDHTPLLARSADLLIYSSAVKTDNLERVFAAENGIPEMRRAEVLGDLMRNHFTVCVSGTHGKTTTTSLIGALFCDAEENPTVLVGGMLRNTGSHAVIGKGRVMIVEADEYDRSFLAMYPSIAIITNIEADHLDCYNDLDDIKNTFVQFTERVPFYGAVIACIDDPGVRDILPGIERTIITYGLQENADYRAVNVKSADAQCVFDVLHKNTMLGSIKLNLPGMHNLRNALACIASGMEMGIDFETIYKTLSSFEGVKRRYEILGTFGGVTVIDDYAHHPGEIKATLEAAMNGGYKRVFAVFQPHLYSRTRDFMDGFVSSLSLADKVLITDIYKARELPIEGVDASMIAKRLEGTGHAYVDFFKNKSTIISHLKNNVEPGDAVVFMGAGDICKTALNFAKELRGE
- a CDS encoding Cell division protein FtsW, with amino-acid sequence MGLFAAILFLLGFGIVLVYSSSFALAHQRFGGADFFLSRQAFRAFLAILSLMVFINVDYHFFGKISGILFLVAAGMLLYVLFLPDSHAINGAKRWITFGSIRFQVSDFARLVLILFVARKCEEAGPQIREWKSFLQNFIKIAIICVLVVLGPDFSSSVIIGSIGLAILFVSGAKIFHIAGLAASALPLMVLLVMRTPYRFNRVIGHINMSGRDEDLGYQAFQSLVGLGNGGLFGVGLGRGEQKYFYLPEPHTDFAFSILGEEIGFLGVMLIISVFVYIIYKGMKIAMHAPDKMGQLMAFGFTFTLAVYLLIHTFVSTALVPTTGVPMPFLSYGGMSLIFTMMSMGILLNISSQTKIPVKVKESRAGLKRAGKRTRNK